Proteins encoded by one window of Streptacidiphilus sp. PB12-B1b:
- a CDS encoding universal stress protein, with protein sequence MKIACVVAAVDGSPSSLLAVDRAADTAHQRGIALRLVHADPRERYERGIPDEDPHSERQAVRQMLSRAAERAEVRRPGLPLRTEVLADDPVSALLGLERLDPLLVLGSRGRGGFHGLLLGSVSLRVAARAAYPVLVVRDTSHDRAHGRGRVVLGVGTGPNDEAIGFAAAEAQLRGAALDLVHAWPPHRHAGAPEPAEAFAAMDATAARVRAELDARGGAPVRVERRTAPGTPASVLLEAAQEADLVVVGAHRRRGHLGLQLGPVNHAMLHYAPCPVAVVAHTPAA encoded by the coding sequence GGCCGTGGACCGCGCCGCCGACACCGCCCATCAGCGCGGCATCGCCCTGCGGCTGGTCCACGCCGACCCGCGCGAACGGTACGAGCGGGGCATCCCGGACGAGGATCCGCACTCCGAGCGGCAGGCCGTGCGGCAGATGCTCTCCCGGGCCGCCGAACGCGCCGAGGTGCGGCGTCCCGGCCTGCCGCTGCGGACCGAGGTGCTCGCCGACGACCCGGTCTCCGCCCTGCTGGGCCTGGAGCGGCTGGACCCGCTGCTGGTCCTGGGCTCGCGCGGGCGGGGCGGCTTCCACGGCCTGCTGCTGGGCTCGGTGAGCCTGCGGGTCGCCGCCCGGGCCGCCTACCCGGTGCTGGTGGTCCGCGACACCTCGCACGACCGGGCGCACGGCCGCGGCCGGGTGGTGCTCGGTGTCGGGACCGGGCCCAACGACGAGGCGATCGGCTTCGCCGCGGCCGAGGCGCAGCTGCGCGGGGCCGCACTGGACCTCGTCCACGCCTGGCCGCCGCACCGACACGCCGGCGCGCCCGAACCGGCCGAGGCCTTCGCCGCCATGGACGCCACCGCGGCCCGGGTGCGGGCGGAGCTGGACGCCCGGGGCGGCGCGCCGGTCCGGGTGGAGCGCCGGACCGCCCCGGGCACCCCCGCCTCGGTGCTGCTGGAGGCCGCTCAGGAGGCGGACCTGGTGGTCGTCGGCGCCCACCGCCGACGGGGCCACCTCGGTCTGCAACTCGGCCCGGTCAACCACGCCATGCTGCACTACGCGCCGTGCCCGGTCGCCGTCGTCGCCCACACCCCGGCCGCCTGA
- a CDS encoding SDR family NAD(P)-dependent oxidoreductase, whose amino-acid sequence MDEQSQDRRVVVVTGGSSGIGRSIAADLAVDSDVVIVGRDPERVATACADLGAKGVAADVGVRADVERLAGQVRQDYGRLDVLVNCAGFLKAVSPATPLPEAEQAWDAVIDANLKGAFLVGQALMPLLASPGGRIINVSSIAAVTGGSGSAAIAYAAAKAGMVGLTYAQARGLGPAGITVNAIAPGFVADTGFTGDWPEERIRSIVAQTPVGRPGHTDDVAAAVRYLASAGASFVTGQVLHVNGGWAFGR is encoded by the coding sequence ATGGATGAGCAGTCGCAGGACCGCCGAGTCGTCGTCGTCACCGGCGGCAGCAGCGGCATCGGACGCTCGATAGCCGCCGACCTCGCCGTCGACTCGGACGTGGTCATCGTCGGACGCGACCCTGAGCGGGTCGCCACCGCATGCGCGGATCTCGGCGCCAAGGGCGTGGCCGCCGACGTGGGCGTGCGCGCCGACGTGGAACGGCTGGCGGGGCAGGTCCGCCAGGACTACGGGCGGCTCGACGTCCTGGTGAACTGCGCGGGGTTCCTGAAGGCCGTCTCACCGGCCACCCCGCTGCCGGAGGCCGAGCAGGCGTGGGACGCCGTGATCGACGCCAACCTCAAGGGGGCCTTCCTGGTCGGCCAGGCGCTCATGCCGCTGCTCGCCAGCCCCGGCGGGAGGATCATCAACGTCAGTTCCATCGCCGCGGTCACCGGCGGCAGCGGCAGCGCGGCCATCGCCTACGCCGCCGCCAAGGCCGGGATGGTGGGCCTGACCTACGCGCAGGCCCGGGGGCTGGGACCGGCCGGGATCACCGTCAACGCCATCGCCCCGGGTTTCGTCGCCGACACCGGCTTCACCGGCGACTGGCCCGAGGAGCGGATCCGCAGCATCGTCGCGCAGACCCCCGTCGGGCGTCCCGGCCACACCGACGACGTGGCGGCCGCCGTCCGCTACCTGGCCTCGGCCGGGGCGTCCTTCGTCACCGGCCAGGTGCTCCACGTCAACGGCGGCTGGGCGTTCGGGCGTTGA
- a CDS encoding alpha/beta hydrolase, which translates to MTTSAMTSPERFWEQGPARTSRRGCFWIPGERVTRDAREFQHGPMYVAWEAPEHPTGRAPVVLVHGGAIQGTEWLDTPDGRPGWAQRLVEAGYPVFVVDRPTQGRSPYHPLVDGPMGPAFDYEEGESVFFPPQWRDRHTQWPFELDDEAALDAFIAPFGPLPRDLAGAEEMDADRLAALLDRIGPAIVVTHSASGPDGWLVADRRPHLVRAIVSVEPMGPAFADIPRIGSLDWGLTAAPLRYDPPLDTPAQARAADPATLRIPALAGIPVAVVTGGASPFAANGPAVVRSLLTAGAAAEQLHLPDHGVHGNGHGLIYERNSDQALAPVLAWLERHAPRADGDAAARSGGVNARTPSRR; encoded by the coding sequence ATGACCACCAGTGCGATGACGTCCCCGGAACGCTTCTGGGAGCAGGGTCCGGCCCGGACCTCGCGGCGGGGCTGCTTCTGGATTCCCGGCGAGCGCGTCACCCGCGACGCCCGGGAGTTCCAGCACGGCCCGATGTACGTGGCCTGGGAGGCGCCGGAGCACCCGACCGGCCGCGCCCCGGTCGTCCTGGTGCACGGCGGCGCGATCCAGGGTACCGAGTGGCTGGACACCCCGGACGGGCGGCCCGGCTGGGCCCAGCGGCTGGTGGAGGCCGGGTACCCGGTGTTCGTCGTGGACCGGCCGACGCAGGGCCGCTCCCCGTACCACCCGCTGGTGGACGGCCCGATGGGACCGGCGTTCGACTACGAGGAGGGGGAGAGCGTCTTCTTCCCGCCGCAGTGGCGCGACCGGCACACCCAGTGGCCGTTCGAGCTGGACGACGAGGCCGCCCTGGACGCCTTCATCGCCCCCTTCGGGCCGCTGCCGCGGGACCTGGCCGGCGCCGAGGAGATGGACGCCGACCGGCTGGCCGCGCTGCTGGACCGGATCGGCCCGGCGATCGTGGTGACGCACTCCGCGTCCGGCCCGGACGGGTGGCTGGTGGCCGACCGGCGGCCGCACCTGGTCCGGGCGATCGTCTCGGTCGAGCCGATGGGGCCCGCGTTCGCCGACATCCCCCGGATCGGCTCGCTGGACTGGGGCCTGACCGCCGCGCCGCTGCGCTACGACCCGCCGCTGGACACCCCGGCGCAGGCCCGCGCCGCCGACCCGGCCACGCTCCGGATCCCGGCGCTGGCCGGGATTCCGGTGGCCGTGGTCACCGGCGGGGCCTCACCGTTCGCGGCCAACGGCCCGGCCGTCGTCCGCTCGCTGCTGACCGCCGGGGCCGCCGCCGAGCAGTTGCACCTGCCCGACCACGGGGTGCACGGCAACGGCCACGGGCTGATCTACGAACGCAACTCCGACCAGGCCCTGGCGCCGGTGCTGGCCTGGCTGGAGCGGCACGCGCCCCGGGCCGACGGCGACGCCGCCGCCCGGAGCGGGGGCGTCAACGCCCGAACGCCCAGCCGCCGTTGA
- a CDS encoding helix-turn-helix domain-containing protein, with product MDSGVSSSNRLGEFLRARRDLITPRQAGLPEYGERRVAGLRREEVALLAGVSTDYYTRLEQGRERHPSEQVMDAIAAALRLDAHESRYLFRLARPEPRAAETVSPRTPGRALLRLMDAHLDAPAVLTGPALDILAANRLAETLYSGFARMDNLLRMIFLDPAALDFYVDWDRAARGVVSNFRAGSAAFADDPSVTAVVGELTVRSPAFSAIWVRREARPRTQEHKALRHPQLGEVRLDYQSFAVTDAPGQQLFVYTADPAGPDPDALARLGRLAAVR from the coding sequence ATGGACAGCGGCGTGAGCAGCAGCAACCGGCTCGGCGAGTTCCTCCGGGCCCGGCGCGACCTGATCACGCCGCGCCAGGCCGGGCTCCCGGAGTACGGCGAGCGCCGCGTCGCCGGGCTGCGCCGCGAGGAGGTCGCGCTGCTCGCCGGGGTGAGCACCGACTACTACACCCGCCTGGAGCAGGGGCGCGAACGCCACCCGTCCGAGCAGGTGATGGACGCCATCGCGGCCGCCCTGCGCCTGGACGCGCACGAGTCCCGGTACCTGTTCCGGCTGGCCCGCCCCGAACCCCGCGCCGCCGAGACCGTCTCGCCGCGCACGCCCGGCCGCGCGCTGCTGCGCCTGATGGACGCCCACCTCGACGCCCCGGCCGTGCTCACCGGCCCGGCGCTGGACATCCTGGCCGCCAACCGCCTGGCCGAGACGCTCTACAGCGGCTTCGCCCGGATGGACAACCTGCTGCGGATGATCTTCCTTGACCCGGCGGCCCTGGACTTCTACGTCGACTGGGACCGGGCCGCGCGCGGAGTCGTCAGCAACTTCCGGGCCGGCTCGGCCGCCTTCGCCGACGACCCCTCGGTGACCGCCGTCGTCGGCGAACTGACCGTCCGCAGCCCGGCCTTCAGCGCGATCTGGGTCCGCCGCGAGGCCAGGCCGCGCACCCAGGAGCACAAGGCGCTGCGCCACCCGCAGCTGGGCGAGGTGCGGCTGGACTATCAGTCCTTCGCGGTCACCGACGCTCCCGGGCAACAGCTGTTCGTCTACACGGCCGACCCCGCCGGACCCGACCCCGACGCCCTGGCCCGCCTCGGCCGGCTCGCTGCGGTTCGCTGA
- a CDS encoding DUF4041 domain-containing protein, with translation MVQDFSKLMLRAYNAEADQAVRTMRPHRVNPLVDRLYKTRETIAKLGLTMRIRIADDYHDARVRELRLTADYLQKKEEEKEAQRELRSRQREEERAQRDFDREREKLNKELHHVQSALQRLRERGDHAGTSDLEGKLVEIERALRNVEARAANIRTGYVYVISNIGAFGDRMVKIGLTRRLEPLDRIYELSGAAVPFRFDVHALIFSEDAVGAGNEAPSALRRPQSEPRQHPPRVLLRHTDRSP, from the coding sequence ATGGTCCAGGACTTCTCGAAGTTGATGCTGCGGGCCTACAACGCGGAAGCGGACCAGGCGGTACGGACAATGCGCCCCCATCGGGTCAATCCTCTGGTCGATCGCCTGTACAAGACCCGCGAGACCATCGCCAAGCTCGGCCTGACCATGCGCATTCGGATCGCCGACGACTACCACGACGCCCGCGTCCGCGAACTGCGGCTCACCGCCGACTATCTCCAGAAGAAAGAGGAGGAGAAGGAGGCTCAACGCGAACTGCGGTCCCGGCAGAGGGAGGAGGAACGGGCACAGCGAGACTTCGACCGCGAACGCGAGAAGCTGAACAAGGAACTCCACCATGTGCAGTCCGCCCTGCAAAGGCTGCGTGAACGAGGCGATCACGCAGGCACATCGGACCTGGAAGGCAAGCTGGTCGAGATCGAGCGCGCTCTGCGGAACGTCGAGGCCAGAGCGGCCAACATCCGGACCGGCTATGTCTACGTGATCTCCAATATCGGCGCCTTCGGTGATCGTATGGTCAAGATCGGCCTCACTCGCCGCCTGGAGCCGCTGGACCGCATCTACGAACTCAGCGGCGCTGCGGTGCCGTTCCGCTTCGACGTACACGCGCTGATCTTCAGCGAGGACGCCGTGGGGGCTGGAAACGAAGCTCCATCAGCACTTCGCCGACCGCAGAGTGAACCACGTCAACACCCGCCGCGAGTTCTTCTACGTCACACCGACCGAAGTCCGTGA